Genomic window (Candidatus Atribacteria bacterium):
AAACTATTTAGAACTTTGATCTTTGTTCCTTATGCTATTTCTCCGGCTATCGCTGGAGCTTTGTGGACTTTTTTGTTAAATCCAATAGTAGGCCATGTAAGCTATTTCTTTCAGGTTCTTTTTGGGATCCAAGTGGAATGGTTAACCTCTAAACCTTTTGCTTTTTATGCCGTAGTATTTGCTTCAGTTTGGAAAACACTACCTTTCAATATGATCTTTTACATTGCCAGCATTCAGGATGTACCGGAAGAGATTCTGGAATCAGCCACCATTGAAGGAGCCAGCGTATTAAATAAGACCTGGAAAATAATTTTCCCCCTGGTTTCTCCCATTACTTTTTATTTGGTCATTATGAATATAGTGACTATGATGTTTTCTTCTTTTGCTATCATCGATGTTATGACCAAAGGAGGACCAGGTCAATATACTACCAATATGATTTATAGACTATATTTAGATGCTTTTTATTTCCAAAAACCAGGAATTGCTTCAGCTCAAAGTGTCATTATGATTGCTATAATGATCGTAGTTACTTTAATCTATTTTAAATTCGGCGAACGGCGTGTTCATTATCAATAAGGAGATAGTAGATGAAAATATCTACTCAAAAACGAACAGATATTATTTTATCCGAAGCAATATTAATCATTGTTTCTCTTGTATTTATATTACCCTTAATCCTTGCATTGACGATGAGTATACAGCCTCCCTTTGCTGTTTTTTCCTTTCCTCCGAAAATTCTTCCTCAAGGATTCCACTTACAAAATTATATTACCGCTTTTCAAAGGGTCCCATTTTTCAGGCTATTTCTGAATAGTACCATAGTAGCAGTGATGATTACTATAGGGAAACTGGTAACCGGTGCTCTCGCCGGATATGCCTATGCTAATTTTAACTTTTTTGGCAAAAGCTTTTCCTTTGCTTTTTTATTTGCCACTTTATTTTTACCGGCTGAAATAATTATGATTGTACCCCTATTTTCCTTAATGGTAAAGTTTGGATGGGTCAATACTTATTGGGCTTTGACTATCCCTTTTATGGCAAGTGCTACCAATACTTTTTTGCTGAGACAGCATTTTATGATGATTCCCAAAGAACTTGAGGATTCAGCAAGAATTGACGGTGCTGGACCCATAGCATATTTTCTAAAAATTCTACTCCCTCTTTCCAAGTCTATGTTGGTCGGTGTATCAATTATTAATTTTATTTATGCCTGGAATCTTTATCTCTGGCCTCTTATCATTACCATGGAAGATAAAATGAAGACCGTTCAGGTTGGAGTAAAGATGTTGATTGACTCTGAAGCAGCAAGCGACTGGGGGGTAATCATGGCCGGAACAGTTTCCGCAGTAGTACCTACATTAATAGTATTTTTCGTGCTTCAATCTATTTTCGTAAAGAGTCTTACCCGATCGGGTATCAAGGGTTAGATTATACCTTAACTTAAAAATACGACATAAAAATTGTTTCAAATTTTCCTTTAAACCCCTAAATTGCTCATCTATTAATGATTATTAAAAACTCTATAGATATAAATAAATTTTTCTTACTTTTCAGGTTTTTGCCAGCACATTTTTTATTTGTTGGTAAGGGGACTCAAATAATTCATTGACAGGTTAAAAAAAATATGCTATACATATATTGTATACAATATCTATAAAAATAACTTAAAATAAAAATAAATATTCCTCAAAAGTGTAACCGACCTTAAAATTATTTTTCTCCAAGATTAGTATAAAGAAAAAGAAAGAAAGGGGGGATGAAAAGAGGCGATAAAAAAGAGTATTACAATTATAAATAAGAAAGAAAGTTTATAAAAAATTATTGGAGGATTATTATGAAAAAATTATTTTTATTGATTGTTGTTACATTATGTGTTTGTATGAGTTTTGTGCTTTTTGCAAGTGCTTCTTATCCTGAAAGAAATATCACAAATGTATTAGTATGGAGTGCTGGCGGTGGGACCGATGCTTGTAACCGAGTTGTTATGGCGGAAATGGCTAAAATATTAGGCGTGAATATTAATGTTGTCAATAAAACCGGTGGAGCAGGTGGTTCTGTAGGGATGAATTATGCTTATTCACAACCTTCTGATGGTTATACTCTTTGTGGTCTTTCGGAGTCTTGTGTAACTGCTGGAGTACAGGGAGGTTTTGATAAAAGAATGAACGTCTGGGGGTATTTTATCATTGGTGGCTCACCGGATGTTGTTTCTGTTTCTGCGAATACTCCCTATATGACATTAAAAGATTTGATTGAAGCTGCTAAAACTGATCCCGGAACGATCAGAGCCGGTGCTAGTGCTGCTGGCTCTATACACCATTTAAATCTTCTTGCATTAGAAGATGGTTCAGGTGCGAAATTTAATTATATCCCTTATACAGGGTCTGCTCCTGCCCAGAATGCTGCTATGACTGGTGAAGTTTCTGTAGTAGTTACCTCAGTTGCAGAACAAGCTCAATTAATTCGCGGAGGTCAATTAAGACCCTTAGCAGTATTAATTCCTGAATCATTTGTTTT
Coding sequences:
- a CDS encoding sugar ABC transporter permease, with protein sequence MRKWVPYLLLIPTFIIIVLFIYIPAEYSIKASMQRILPFGRGTSYIGLTNFLKLFSNADYLYSVRFTILYVTVTVGVAIILSFLIALLLVKKIPGVKLFRTLIFVPYAISPAIAGALWTFLLNPIVGHVSYFFQVLFGIQVEWLTSKPFAFYAVVFASVWKTLPFNMIFYIASIQDVPEEILESATIEGASVLNKTWKIIFPLVSPITFYLVIMNIVTMMFSSFAIIDVMTKGGPGQYTTNMIYRLYLDAFYFQKPGIASAQSVIMIAIMIVVTLIYFKFGERRVHYQ
- a CDS encoding carbohydrate ABC transporter permease — its product is MKISTQKRTDIILSEAILIIVSLVFILPLILALTMSIQPPFAVFSFPPKILPQGFHLQNYITAFQRVPFFRLFLNSTIVAVMITIGKLVTGALAGYAYANFNFFGKSFSFAFLFATLFLPAEIIMIVPLFSLMVKFGWVNTYWALTIPFMASATNTFLLRQHFMMIPKELEDSARIDGAGPIAYFLKILLPLSKSMLVGVSIINFIYAWNLYLWPLIITMEDKMKTVQVGVKMLIDSEAASDWGVIMAGTVSAVVPTLIVFFVLQSIFVKSLTRSGIKG
- a CDS encoding tripartite tricarboxylate transporter substrate binding protein, whose amino-acid sequence is MKKLFLLIVVTLCVCMSFVLFASASYPERNITNVLVWSAGGGTDACNRVVMAEMAKILGVNINVVNKTGGAGGSVGMNYAYSQPSDGYTLCGLSESCVTAGVQGGFDKRMNVWGYFIIGGSPDVVSVSANTPYMTLKDLIEAAKTDPGTIRAGASAAGSIHHLNLLALEDGSGAKFNYIPYTGSAPAQNAAMTGEVSVVVTSVAEQAQLIRGGQLRPLAVLIPESFVLAGETLPSAFDSYPGLSEYLPISQAIGFAIKADAPDDIKAVLIDAFDKALMTDTFVKWAEDNYYVVSGATGSEGVEIFNKLESLFAWTLWDLQAAKVDPATLGIPKP